The nucleotide window CTATTTTTCCTCAGATCCATTCCCCACCCTTCTCCTGCTTGGCTCTGTGATGCTAACCCCTACAGGTTCCCTGTCTTGGTTCCTGGGTTTCCAGGTCAGCTGACCTTTGAGCTGCATTCTGACCCTGGGGGGTTCAGGCAGGACATAGGAGGTGGGAAGTGGGAAAAGCCTGAGTATAGCCTCCTCACCCTTCTACTTGGGAGAAGTCCCCAGAAATGTCACATCTGAAACTCCATGTCCTGCTGGATAGGTCTGCATTGGTTCCAGCCTTTGCCAGGCGACTCCAGTGGCAGTGGTTacaccacctctttttttttgctcttcAGCTGAAGTTGGTAATGGCTTCCTGCTTTATCCATTCCAGGTTGCCTCACCATCACCTCTTTGACTGTTTAGATCTTCTATCATCTATTGAATCAATTCTGTGCATTATAGCCCCTCTGTTCCAAATGTTAAAGTCATTTATGTTTTCTGGTTGGTTCTTGATTAACATAATGTTAACTGACATCTCTATGAAGATTATCTTGATTTCCTGCTATTTTTTGAGCCCCGTGTTTTTTTTCAACTAAAATAGTTGCACTTTGTGaaactttctgttttccttttttgtttcaccTAAGTCTGTAAGAATAGACTAGATTGCTCACCTACAATAATAGATAATCCCAAATTTCAGAGGCTTATATCCACAGCATTTTAATTTGTTCTCACACTGTTTGATTATCTTGAGTTGCTTAGAGTTCTCTTCATGTTGTGTGAATTCTGTGACCAGGAACTGGTGGAATAGTCTTTATCTTGAGCATTTCTGAtcatcatgtcatatgcaaaaagAGAACTCAGTGAGTCATAGGctaacttttaaaactttcccaTGAAAGTGAAGTACATCACTTATAGTCCTGTTTCATTGGCCAAACCAAGTCACATGACTATGCTTGACTCATTTAGGAAACATAATGTCATTTACCATATTACTTGGCCACTTCAGAGTAGCTGCCACCTGAGATACTTCattttacttgaaattttctGCTCTGTTGGATTATCTTTCCTTCCACCACTAGTGTTCTTCTTACTCTCTGCccattattttcagtttctttaaatggCCATTATTATCCTGATTCctctgaatatttatttctcttctcttttcactttgtGTATGGCTTTCATTGAGAGTCTCATGCATTCCCACAGCTGCCAATATAATTTCCATGTTAGGAGCTCTAAAATCTATAGCTATATTCCATATCTCTCTTTTGAGGAAAAGAGATTGTTACCTATTAGACACTTCCAGCAGAAGTCCTTTTTTATGTTCACCTGAATTCACCTCCACCTGAACTCATTAGCTCTCAAAACATGCTACCATATTCTAATTTCCTGTCTCAGTATATAGTACAACTATTTTCCTGATTGCCTAAGTCAGAAAGTTGAGAATCATTGTCAGTATgcctttttctcagctttactTTCTAATCTCTAAGAAAGTTCTGTTTATTATAAAACTTTTCTACATCTGTACAtacatttttcattattgttcCTGTTACTTATTTTCCCCAAACCTTGTCATTTCTCACCATACTACTGTGTTAGTCTCCCAAATGTCCTCTGTATTCCCAGAGCTGATCCCTTCCAATCCATTAGCCACACAGCAGAAAAGGTGGTTTCTTACCTCTCCCTTCCAACCACTGCTTCAGACTTTTTGATAGTGTTTCATTGCTGATTGAAAAAAACATCAGATGCTATTCTAAACCAGCAGATATATTCATAACACATATTTCAACAGTCTTATTTTCATACTTATTTCTAAGTGTCCTTTCTAGATTCTGAAGTCAAATGGAGGGGAACTCAAACTTATTTATGTTGATAATCCTTAGCAcataacacagagcctgaataTAGTCTGTGTTGGGCTTGGTTTATTGAATGGGTAGATTTTCTGTTAGGTTTTATCTGGTTGGGGTGACCCTTTTGTTCTCTTGCATCATTCATATTATTAAGCTATTCATTGCTCTCATTCCAAGCTTGGTGCACTTGGCATGTTTGAGAAGGATGACTCTCTATGCTTTCATTCAATCTGCTAAATAGAGAAAACTGAGTAATAGATTTAATATGGCAATCTTTGGGGAGTGGAGGTTTTTCTGGGAGTCTATCAAAAAGAGGATTGAATTAATAAGGAATCTAAGGACAGACCATGAGAAACTAGGCAGAAACTGATTGATAAACATTATGGCAGAAATTGTTGATAAACTTACTATGAATgtaacaacaccaaatgctgatgaggttGTAGAAAAATTGGATCACTCATAATTGCTGGTGTGAATGCAAAATAGTATAACTCACTCTGGGAAAATCATTTGACAGTTTCttgaaaaactaaacatacatCCACCATATGACTCACCAATTGTACTGCTGGGCATTTATCTGGAGAAATGAAACATGTTTATGCAAGAACTTATTACAAACATTCATAGAAGTTTTATTTGTAGTAACCAAAACCTGCAAATAACCCCATTGCCCTTAAGTGGATGAATGGTTAAGCCAACTGTTATACATCTATAGGATGGAGTactataaaaaggaataaacaattGATCTACACAAGCTGGAAGAATCTAtagagaattatgctaagtgaataaaagCCAACCCAAAAACtgaaatactgtataattccatttacatagcattctcaaaatgacagaattataCAAATTGATAAGAGATTTCTAGGGGTTAGGAGTGGGTAGGAGTAAGAGGGAAGTGTGTGTGATATATAAGGGTTATGAGAGATCCTTGTGGtaatggaaatgttttgtttcttgtatgtaccaatgtcaaaataaaaaagtataattaaaaacattGGGAAGACAAACAATGTGGAAAtagatattatataaaatttaatataaattacatataactataatcatataattatgtaaataattatatgtatgtaaataattatatgtatgtatacctgTAACTTTCATTCCTTTAGTCCATAAATCTCCCAAAGTAGAGGAAACCACTAACAACTTTATGTGATTTTTCAAGACGTTTtctgcacttttaaaaataagtatatatggACACCCAGGACTCCAAGATGGTGTCCGTCATACCAGTGAAGGAGAAGTTGATGGATGTCAAACTAGGAGAGCTGCCAAGCTGGATACTGTTGGGGGATTTCTTCCTAAGGCATGGCTGGAATGTTTCAAAGGAAGGAATCCCTGGGATTTCTATGGTGCTGACAGCGTATGTGCTTTTCAACTACTTTCTTTCAAACAAGGAACTCAAACCCAAGTGGCTACACAAGTACTACTGAAGAGGGCCCAGTGTGGAGGATGCATTCTGTATTCCTGACCAGGACCTTTGCCTCACATCcctgaatcctttttttttttttaattaaaaaaaatttttttaacgtttatttatttttgagatacagagagagagagacagagcacaagcagaggaggggcagagagagagggaagacacagaatctgaagcagactccaggatctgagctgtcagcacagagcccaatgtgggacttgaacccaggaaccatgcatgagatcttgacctgagccaaaatcagacactcaactgagtgggCCATTCAGGTGCACAACCCCCTGAATCCTTTAATTGAGAATGAACACCCactagggatacctgggtggctcagttcgttaagcatctgacttcagctcaggtcatgatatccaagttggtgagtttgagccctgcagggtgctctgtgctgatagctcagggcctggaacctgcttccaattctgtatctccctctctttctgcccctcccccactcaggctgtctctctctctctctctctctctctctatcaaaaataaataaacattaaaaaatttaaaagaaaaaaacctcaataaaAGATGATTAgtgcatggaaaataaaaataaagaaataaaaagcacatacAAATGAATCATACTTTACTTAAATTTTGatttatgcaaatatttaaattatttttagtaatatttcttattataatgaGTAGTATGGTAAACGTCCATTTATTTGCATTCATGTCTGTATCGCTTCACAAAAGTCTTGAAACTGGAAGTGCAGTGCCAAGAATTATAcgatgtttaaaattttgaaagctaGTAACAAATTTCCATTGGAAACAGTGGTGGGGATCTGAAGTGATTGAGTCTGGAGAAGTTCCAGTCCCAAAGATGAGATTAGGGGCCCAAGACAATGGCTAGGGTATACTCATTCTACTTGAGAAAGCAATGCATTCCGTTTTACCATGTTTTGGAGGGTCAGGAGGTGCAgcatcatatttttttctggccTTCATGTTTAAGTTAGCTCATACAAACATATAAgtcagtaaaatttattttctgcattttctaaaaattgtatgtatgtatgtatgtatgtatgtatttataattttagaaaggACCCAGttgaaaagctctcaggttttaaGCAAGTTAAAAACAGC belongs to Acinonyx jubatus isolate Ajub_Pintada_27869175 chromosome A1, VMU_Ajub_asm_v1.0, whole genome shotgun sequence and includes:
- the LOC113603471 gene encoding ATP synthase subunit f, mitochondrial-like, with translation MDTQDSKMVSVIPVKEKLMDVKLGELPSWILLGDFFLRHGWNVSKEGIPGISMVLTAYVLFNYFLSNKELKPKWLHKYY